From one Anoplolepis gracilipes chromosome 8, ASM4749672v1, whole genome shotgun sequence genomic stretch:
- the LOC140669124 gene encoding uncharacterized protein, whose translation MGTVNAVALYECPIWATDLVAMRYAKDKFRRIQRSMAVRVIRAYRTVSHAAATVLAGSPPLEFLTAMYAERYNWERGLRRGHGPLPARVKKTIRIHAQRSMVERWSAHLSDPKTAG comes from the coding sequence ATGGGCACCGTAAATGCGGTGGCCCTGTATGAATGCCCAATATGGGCGACGGATCTCGTGGCCATGCGTTATGCAAAGGACAAGTTCCGACGCATACAGCGCAGCATGGCCGTGAGGGTGATAAGGGCCTACCGCACGGTGTCCCATGCGGCGGCCACGGTCCTGGCGGGTTCGCCCCCCTTGGAGTTCCTGACCGCAATGTACGCGGAGCGGTATAATTGGGAAAGGGGGCTCAGGAGGGGTCATGGCCCTCTACCAGCCAGGGTCAAGAAGACCATCCGGATCCACGCCCAGCGGTCTATGGTGGAGAGATGGAGTGCCCACCTATCTGACCCGAAGACTGCGGGTTAA